Part of the Pseudoliparis swirei isolate HS2019 ecotype Mariana Trench chromosome 18, NWPU_hadal_v1, whole genome shotgun sequence genome is shown below.
GGGTTATGAACAATGGAGCGTCCAAGAGAAGCCCAACGTCCTGAAGGAGCACCGTCCCCCAGCCCTGCTCCCCCAACCGTCCCCCAGCCCTGCTCCCCCCACCGTCCTCCAGCCCTGCTCCCCCCACCGTCCCCCAGCCCTGCTCCCCACCGTCCCCAGCCCTGCTCCCCCACCGTCCCCAGCCCTGCTCCCCACCGTCCCCAGCCCTGCTCCCCCCACCGTCCTCCAGCCCTGCTCCCCCAACCGTCCCCCAGCCCTGCTCCCCCCACCGTCCTCCAGCCCTGCTCCCCCCACCGTCCCCCAGCCCTGCTCCCCCCACCGTCCCCAGCCCTGCTCCCCACCGTCCTCCAGCCCTGCTCCCACCGTCCCAGCCCTGCTCCCCCACCGTCCTCCAGCCCTGCTCCCCACCGTCCCCAGCCCTGCTCCCCACCGTCCCCAGCCCTGCTCCCCACCGTCCCCAGCCCTGCTCCACCGTCCCCAGCCCTGCTCCCCCCACCGTCCCCCAGCCCTGCTCCCCCCACCGTCCTCCAGCCCTGCTCCCCCCACCGTCCTCCAGCCCTGCTCCCCACCGCCCCCAGCCCTGCTCCCCACCGTCCTCCAGCCCTGCGCCCCCACCGCCCCCAGCTCGGCCCCCACCGTCACGTGAAATATTTAGTGTGTTTGGAAAGTTTTTTACGTAGATGCAGATGTGGACGTAGATGTGGATGTAGATATGTGGATGTAGATATGTGGACGTAGATATATGGATGTAGATATGTGGATGTAGATATGTGGACGTAGATATGTGGATGTAGATATGTGGATGTAGATATATGGACGTGGATGTA
Proteins encoded:
- the LOC130207821 gene encoding uncharacterized protein LOC130207821 gives rise to the protein MWQGYEQWSVQEKPNVLKEHRPPALLPQPSPSPAPPTVLQPCSPHRPPALLPTVPSPAPPPSPALLPTVPSPAPPTVLQPCSPNRPPALLPPPSSSPAPPTVPQPCSPHRPQPCSPPSSSPAPTVPALLPHRPPALLPTVPSPAPHRPQPCSPPSPALLHRPQPCSPHRPPALLPPPSSSPAPPTVLQPCSPPPPALLPTVLQPCAPTAPSSAPTVT